One genomic window of Aethina tumida isolate Nest 87 chromosome 3, icAetTumi1.1, whole genome shotgun sequence includes the following:
- the LOC126264911 gene encoding uncharacterized protein LOC126264911 gives MSKQQKVRSKVQANVILNSKKEGNVSIFEILFSCQWFIGLTFDILLLFYCLDRSLTAFKHCTNAINNVSLNFSNQHQKMLFYLENYLNPPVFLLYNAFYVNWSLVTTMASTMLSYLIILTQFKMGEK, from the exons CGAATGTAATTTTGAATTCTAAAAAAGAAGGAAATGTATCCATTTTTGAAATACTGTTTTCATGTCAATGGTTTATAGGACTGACTTTTGACATACTgctgttattttattgtctcgACCGATCGTTGACTGCT tttaaacATTGTACCAATGCGATCAATAatgttagtttaaattttagtaatcaaCATCAG aAAATGCTATTCTATttagaaaactatttaaaccCTCCAGTATTTCTACTTTATAAtgctttttatgttaattggaGTTTAGTTACAACG atggCGTCTACGATGTTATCATACctaattatattaacacaatttaagATGGGAGAAAAATAg